One window from the genome of Rhodococcus sp. ABRD24 encodes:
- a CDS encoding SWIM zinc finger family protein, giving the protein MSPREGRPDFRGFGPRLRVVGGVEARSKRGAIARGWWGRALTDVLERIGDTGRLSRGRTYARGGQVVALHIAAGCVTGEVQGSQITPFTSVLMLRTLDDDEVAGFVETVRSTPGMLAALASGAVPQELAPMLLPEGSGELDFDCTCPDPGWPCKHVAAVAYLLAERVDRDPLTMLTLRGLDLDTLIRGVGGEEDPAPAGVGGYFGDGALLPDLPTVEYCAAVDDLDPALLRKVLQADSGDAPDVVAALRDLGACYRALGARDPRRR; this is encoded by the coding sequence ATGAGCCCGAGGGAAGGGCGACCGGACTTCCGTGGCTTCGGCCCGAGGCTGCGGGTGGTCGGCGGTGTCGAGGCGCGGTCCAAGCGCGGCGCCATCGCGCGCGGATGGTGGGGGCGCGCCCTCACGGACGTGCTCGAGCGAATCGGCGATACCGGACGACTCAGCCGTGGACGCACGTACGCCCGAGGCGGTCAGGTGGTGGCACTGCACATTGCGGCGGGCTGCGTCACCGGCGAGGTGCAGGGCAGCCAGATCACGCCGTTCACATCGGTCCTGATGCTGCGCACCCTCGACGATGACGAGGTGGCCGGATTCGTCGAGACCGTCCGCTCTACACCGGGAATGCTCGCCGCACTCGCGTCCGGCGCCGTACCGCAGGAATTGGCGCCGATGCTGCTACCGGAAGGCAGCGGTGAACTGGACTTCGACTGCACCTGCCCCGATCCGGGCTGGCCATGCAAGCACGTCGCGGCCGTCGCCTACCTGCTGGCCGAGCGCGTCGACCGTGACCCACTCACGATGCTCACACTTCGCGGCCTCGACCTCGACACACTGATTCGTGGCGTCGGAGGCGAGGAGGACCCGGCACCTGCCGGGGTGGGTGGCTACTTCGGCGACGGTGCCCTCCTGCCGGACCTTCCGACAGTCGAATACTGCGCGGCGGTAGACGATCTCGACCCCGCGCTGCTGCGCAAGGTGTTGCAGGCCGATTCCGGCGATGCCCCTGACGTGGTTGCCGCGCTCCGAGACCTCGGTGCCTGCTACCGCGCGCTCGGTGCACGCGATCCGCGACGGCGGTAA
- a CDS encoding alpha/beta hydrolase: protein MLATADPDATPYPWVLDAHDAMGGRLLTIECSVHGSTVGSSCGGLVTEFLASGRLAQDVCAPQ from the coding sequence GTGCTCGCGACCGCCGACCCGGATGCCACGCCGTATCCGTGGGTGCTGGACGCGCACGACGCGATGGGCGGTCGGCTCCTCACGATCGAGTGCAGCGTGCACGGTTCCACGGTCGGCTCGAGTTGCGGTGGGCTGGTCACCGAGTTCCTCGCGTCCGGCCGTCTGGCGCAGGATGTCTGCGCGCCGCAGTGA
- a CDS encoding sulfatase-like hydrolase/transferase produces MDSLNAPILDSIDHPLSRRSLLGGAGALMLAGMAGLTTHAGASPQPARTQQPGSIPRRPNIVVVITDQERRPMFWPEGWADQNLPNRKRLADTGLSFDNAFCNAAMCSPSRSTFFTGLYPAQHGVTATLTEGGTVSPTEPTLPLDIQNMAKLLASAGYNVHYRGKWHMSKGADGGDPSSADLAAYGFDGWIPPEGGQDTNPDHFGGGCADLDSRYAAEAVDFLHGLDPADDTPFAVIVSFVNPHDVLAYPQTWDAINGTCDNYGSDAPGIFQQGIGLPPTFDEKLAANFKPTAQVQSQLLLAGGLGPLIGPEASLNYANFYAYMHKVVDEHIGSVLDALESQPGRRDSTVVIRMSDHGEMGLSHGGLRQKVFNAYEETLRVPMVISNPVMFPQPVRTGALATLIDVMPTLATLADVPDRSAWEFKGVDLMPVVTDAATNPGSPSAQVQDVVHFTYDDQNCATPNGQNIVTQPNHMRTIRDRRWKYSAYFDPAGVVPPQFEMYDLETDPLELHNRADPRNLTWFAPAQAMTMHAKLFDVMNRCGTTPARGLTPAPFGS; encoded by the coding sequence ATGGACTCCCTGAACGCGCCGATACTCGATTCGATCGATCACCCGCTGAGCCGACGCTCCCTCCTGGGCGGAGCGGGCGCACTGATGCTCGCCGGGATGGCCGGCCTGACCACGCACGCCGGCGCCTCGCCGCAACCGGCCCGGACCCAGCAACCGGGCTCTATTCCGCGCCGGCCCAACATCGTCGTGGTGATCACCGATCAGGAACGCCGGCCGATGTTCTGGCCCGAGGGGTGGGCCGATCAGAATCTTCCCAACCGTAAACGCCTCGCCGACACCGGTTTGTCGTTCGACAACGCATTCTGCAACGCTGCGATGTGCTCCCCGAGCCGCAGCACCTTCTTCACCGGCCTCTACCCGGCTCAGCACGGGGTCACCGCGACCCTCACCGAGGGCGGAACCGTCTCCCCCACCGAACCTACTCTGCCCCTGGACATCCAGAACATGGCGAAGCTGTTGGCCTCGGCGGGCTACAACGTCCACTACCGCGGCAAATGGCACATGAGCAAGGGAGCCGACGGCGGCGACCCGTCCAGCGCCGATCTGGCGGCTTACGGATTCGACGGCTGGATTCCGCCCGAGGGCGGCCAGGACACCAACCCCGACCACTTCGGCGGCGGTTGCGCCGACCTCGACAGCCGTTACGCGGCGGAGGCCGTGGACTTCCTGCACGGCCTCGACCCGGCCGACGACACCCCGTTCGCGGTCATCGTCTCGTTCGTCAATCCACACGACGTCCTGGCCTACCCGCAGACCTGGGACGCAATCAACGGCACGTGCGACAACTACGGCTCCGACGCGCCCGGCATCTTCCAGCAGGGCATCGGGTTGCCACCGACCTTCGACGAGAAGCTTGCCGCGAACTTCAAACCCACCGCGCAGGTGCAGTCGCAACTGTTACTCGCCGGCGGACTCGGCCCGCTGATCGGTCCCGAGGCGTCCCTGAACTACGCCAACTTCTACGCATACATGCACAAGGTGGTCGACGAGCACATAGGTTCAGTGCTCGACGCACTCGAATCCCAGCCCGGCAGAAGAGATTCTACGGTCGTGATCCGGATGTCGGACCATGGCGAGATGGGACTCTCACACGGCGGGCTGCGACAGAAGGTGTTCAATGCCTACGAGGAGACTCTGCGCGTCCCCATGGTGATCAGCAACCCGGTGATGTTCCCGCAGCCCGTCCGGACCGGCGCCCTGGCGACACTGATCGACGTGATGCCGACACTGGCCACACTCGCCGATGTCCCGGACCGCTCCGCGTGGGAATTCAAGGGCGTCGACCTGATGCCGGTCGTGACCGACGCCGCCACGAATCCGGGGTCGCCGAGCGCCCAGGTTCAGGACGTGGTCCACTTCACGTACGACGACCAGAACTGTGCCACCCCGAACGGCCAGAACATCGTCACACAGCCCAACCACATGCGGACCATCCGCGACCGGCGCTGGAAGTACTCGGCCTACTTCGACCCCGCCGGGGTGGTGCCGCCGCAGTTCGAGATGTACGACCTCGAGACAGACCCCCTCGAACTGCACAACCGTGCCGATCCGCGGAACCTCACCTGGTTCGCGCCGGCTCAGGCAATGACCATGCACGCCAAGCTGTTCGACGTGATGAACCGCTGCGGCACCACCCCGGCGCGCGGTCTGACTCCGGCGCCGTTCGGGAGCTAG
- a CDS encoding CoA-acylating methylmalonate-semialdehyde dehydrogenase: MSVRELSHFIGGKHIPGSSGRFADVFDPNTGRVQARVPLADQAETEAVIANAVDAQREWASWNPQRRARVLMRFLQLIQEEMDPLARLLSSEHGKTIADAKGDIQRGLEVVEFAVGIPHLLKGEYTESAGNGIDVFSMRQPLGVVAGITPFNFPAMIPLWKAAPALACGNAFILKPSERDPSVPLRLAELFLEAGLPPGVFNVVNGDKGAVDVLLTDPRVKALGFVGSTPIAQYIYETAAAHGKRAQCFGGAKNHAIVMPDADLDQVADALVGAGYGSAGERCMAISVAVPVGEETADALVAKLTERVATLRIGTSDDENADFGPLVGADALARVNDYVQIGVDEGAELVVDGRGFTLDGHEGGFFAGATLFDRVTPDMRIYQEEIFGPVLQVVRAGDYEEALRLPSEHQYGNGVAIFTRDGDTARDFCARVDTGMVGVNVPIPVPIAYHTFGGWKRSGFGDLNQHGPDSIRFYTKTKTVTQRWPSGVKEASSGRSASSAPEASNHFVIPTMD; this comes from the coding sequence ATGAGCGTTCGAGAGCTCTCCCATTTCATCGGCGGCAAGCACATCCCGGGATCGTCCGGGAGGTTTGCTGACGTTTTCGATCCCAATACCGGGCGGGTGCAGGCACGGGTTCCGCTTGCGGACCAGGCCGAGACCGAGGCCGTGATCGCGAATGCTGTTGATGCGCAGCGTGAGTGGGCGTCGTGGAATCCGCAGCGCCGCGCCCGCGTGCTGATGCGGTTCCTGCAGCTGATCCAGGAGGAGATGGACCCGCTCGCGCGTCTGCTCTCGTCCGAGCACGGTAAGACCATCGCCGACGCCAAGGGCGACATCCAGCGTGGCCTCGAGGTCGTCGAGTTCGCTGTCGGGATCCCGCACCTGCTCAAGGGCGAGTACACCGAGTCCGCCGGCAACGGCATCGACGTGTTCTCGATGCGCCAGCCCCTCGGTGTGGTCGCGGGTATCACCCCGTTCAACTTCCCGGCGATGATCCCGTTGTGGAAGGCGGCGCCCGCTCTGGCGTGCGGTAACGCGTTCATCCTCAAGCCGTCCGAGCGGGACCCGTCGGTGCCGCTGCGGCTGGCGGAGTTGTTCCTCGAGGCGGGGCTGCCGCCGGGGGTGTTCAACGTCGTCAACGGCGACAAGGGTGCGGTGGATGTGCTGCTGACCGATCCGCGGGTCAAGGCCCTCGGTTTCGTCGGCTCCACCCCGATCGCGCAGTACATCTACGAGACCGCGGCCGCGCACGGCAAGCGTGCCCAGTGCTTCGGTGGCGCGAAGAACCATGCGATCGTGATGCCCGACGCCGACCTCGACCAGGTCGCCGATGCTCTCGTCGGTGCCGGCTACGGCTCTGCCGGTGAGCGGTGCATGGCGATCTCCGTCGCGGTCCCGGTCGGTGAGGAGACCGCGGACGCGCTGGTGGCGAAGCTCACCGAGCGGGTCGCCACGCTCCGTATCGGCACCTCCGACGACGAGAACGCCGATTTCGGTCCGCTCGTCGGCGCCGACGCCCTCGCCCGGGTGAACGACTACGTGCAGATCGGTGTCGACGAGGGCGCCGAGCTGGTCGTCGACGGCCGCGGTTTCACCCTCGACGGCCACGAGGGCGGATTCTTCGCCGGCGCAACCCTGTTCGACCGGGTCACCCCGGACATGCGGATCTACCAGGAGGAGATCTTCGGTCCCGTCCTGCAGGTGGTCCGCGCGGGTGACTACGAGGAGGCGTTGCGTCTGCCGTCCGAGCACCAGTACGGCAACGGTGTCGCGATCTTCACCCGTGACGGTGACACCGCCCGCGACTTCTGTGCTCGTGTCGATACCGGCATGGTGGGCGTCAACGTCCCGATCCCGGTCCCGATCGCCTACCACACCTTCGGTGGCTGGAAGCGCTCCGGATTCGGTGACCTCAACCAGCACGGCCCGGACTCGATCCGTTTCTACACCAAGACCAAGACCGTCACCCAACGCTGGCCGTCGGGCGTCAAGGAGGCGTCCTCGGGTCGCTCCGCAAGCTCCGCTCCTGAAGCGTCCAACCACTTCGTCATCCCGACGATGGACTGA
- a CDS encoding acyl-CoA dehydrogenase family protein — protein sequence MKKYVPSWHDDEVRALSELAAGFFEREVVANNEKWEAQRRIDRDVWLTAGKLGLLCCSIPEEYGGGGGTFAHDLAVFEAQGYAGDLAFGVSVHSGIVAHYVNEYGTEDQKRTWLPGMASGEILGAIGMTEPGAGSDLKAIRTTAVRDGDHYVVNGSKTFITNGSSADMIVLAVKTDPKAGARGVSLLIVDLRDCPGFTVGRVLDKVGQHAADTSELSFVDVKVPVSNLLGEEGQGFGQLIAQLVQERLIIAAQASGAMNRAVEETVAYVKSRQAFGHSLFEFQNTAFELAECQTIARTCEVFLDHCIQEHLRGELEAAEAAMAKYWLTDKQCEVVDRCVQLYGGYGYMREYLVARMYEDARVQKIYAGANEVMKGIIAKSL from the coding sequence GTGAAGAAGTACGTGCCGAGCTGGCACGACGACGAGGTCCGGGCGCTCTCCGAACTCGCGGCCGGATTCTTCGAACGCGAGGTCGTCGCCAACAACGAGAAGTGGGAGGCGCAACGCCGCATCGACCGCGATGTGTGGCTGACGGCCGGGAAACTGGGGCTGCTCTGCTGCTCGATTCCCGAGGAGTACGGCGGCGGCGGAGGCACGTTCGCACACGATCTCGCGGTGTTCGAGGCGCAGGGCTACGCGGGTGATCTCGCGTTCGGCGTCTCCGTACACAGCGGCATCGTCGCGCATTACGTCAACGAGTACGGCACCGAGGATCAGAAGCGGACGTGGCTGCCCGGCATGGCGTCCGGGGAGATCCTCGGCGCCATCGGCATGACCGAACCGGGCGCCGGATCGGACCTCAAGGCCATCCGGACGACGGCGGTGCGGGACGGCGACCACTACGTCGTCAACGGCTCGAAGACGTTCATCACCAACGGTTCCTCCGCCGACATGATCGTGCTGGCGGTCAAGACCGACCCCAAGGCGGGTGCCCGGGGAGTCTCGCTGTTGATCGTCGACCTGCGGGACTGCCCCGGATTCACGGTGGGGCGGGTGCTCGACAAGGTGGGTCAGCACGCCGCGGACACCTCCGAGCTGTCGTTCGTCGATGTGAAGGTTCCGGTGTCGAACCTGCTGGGCGAGGAAGGCCAGGGTTTCGGCCAGCTCATCGCCCAACTCGTCCAGGAGCGGCTGATCATCGCGGCCCAGGCGTCGGGGGCGATGAACCGGGCCGTGGAGGAGACCGTTGCCTATGTCAAGTCCCGGCAGGCGTTCGGCCACAGCCTGTTCGAGTTCCAGAACACCGCGTTCGAACTCGCCGAGTGCCAGACGATCGCGCGCACGTGCGAGGTGTTCCTCGACCACTGCATCCAGGAGCACCTGCGCGGCGAGCTCGAGGCGGCCGAGGCGGCCATGGCGAAGTACTGGCTCACCGACAAGCAGTGCGAGGTCGTGGACCGCTGCGTGCAGCTCTACGGCGGCTACGGCTACATGCGCGAGTACCTCGTCGCCCGGATGTACGAGGACGCCCGGGTGCAGAAGATCTACGCCGGTGCCAACGAGGTCATGAAGGGAATCATTGCGAAATCCCTCTGA
- a CDS encoding acyl-CoA dehydrogenase family protein → MFRLSDDERAISDTARDFAAEYLAPNAIEWDQNKHFPVDVLRKAGALGMGGIYIREDVGGSGLTRLDGVRIFEQLATGCPSIAAYISIHNMVTWMIDEFGDDEQRRRWVPGLASMEQLGSYCLTEPGAGSDAAGLSTKAVRDGDDYLLTGVKQFISGAGTSDVYVVMARTGDAGARGISAFIVPKDSPGLSFGANEKKMGWNAQPTRQVILDEVRVPAANLLGGEGEGFRIAMKGLNGGRLNIAACSVGGAQAALGKAVAYLGERKAFGAALVESQALQFRLADMRIELEAARSLLWRAADALDADSADKVELCAMAKRFATDTGFTVANEALQLHGGYGYLAEYGLEKIVRDLRVHQILEGTNEIMRVVVARSVIGSAGAA, encoded by the coding sequence ATGTTCAGACTTTCCGACGACGAGCGCGCGATCAGCGACACCGCGCGCGACTTCGCCGCGGAATACCTGGCGCCCAATGCGATCGAGTGGGACCAGAACAAGCACTTCCCGGTCGACGTGCTGCGCAAGGCCGGTGCGCTCGGCATGGGCGGCATCTACATCCGCGAGGACGTCGGCGGCTCGGGCCTCACCCGGCTCGACGGCGTCCGGATCTTCGAGCAGCTCGCCACGGGCTGCCCGTCGATCGCGGCATACATCTCGATCCACAACATGGTCACGTGGATGATCGACGAGTTCGGTGACGACGAGCAGCGCCGACGCTGGGTGCCCGGGCTTGCCTCGATGGAGCAGCTCGGCAGCTACTGCCTCACCGAGCCCGGGGCCGGCTCCGACGCGGCGGGCCTGTCCACCAAGGCCGTTCGCGACGGGGACGACTACCTGCTCACCGGCGTCAAGCAGTTCATCTCCGGTGCCGGCACCTCCGATGTCTACGTTGTGATGGCCCGCACCGGCGACGCGGGTGCGCGCGGCATCTCGGCGTTCATCGTGCCGAAGGACTCGCCGGGGCTGTCGTTCGGTGCCAACGAGAAGAAGATGGGCTGGAACGCCCAGCCGACCCGGCAGGTCATCCTCGACGAGGTGCGGGTGCCGGCCGCGAACCTGCTCGGCGGCGAGGGTGAGGGCTTCCGCATCGCGATGAAGGGCCTCAACGGCGGGCGGCTCAACATTGCCGCCTGCTCGGTGGGTGGTGCGCAGGCCGCGCTCGGCAAGGCCGTCGCGTACCTCGGTGAGCGGAAGGCGTTCGGGGCGGCGCTCGTCGAGTCGCAGGCGTTGCAGTTCCGCCTGGCCGACATGCGGATCGAACTCGAGGCGGCGCGCTCCTTGCTGTGGCGGGCCGCGGACGCGCTCGATGCAGATAGCGCGGACAAGGTGGAGCTGTGCGCGATGGCGAAGCGCTTCGCGACGGACACCGGGTTCACGGTCGCGAACGAGGCCCTGCAGCTGCACGGCGGCTACGGCTATCTGGCGGAATACGGATTGGAGAAGATCGTGCGAGATCTGCGGGTGCATCAGATCCTGGAGGGGACCAACGAGATCATGCGGGTCGTGGTGGCCCGGTCGGTCATCGGATCGGCGGGCGCGGCGTGA
- a CDS encoding enoyl-CoA hydratase/isomerase family protein, which produces MNANHEAEVIVDRVGDLGRITLNRPRAINALNHAMVRQMASALLEWSDDDAVRAVLLRGAGDRGLCAGGDIVSIYHDAREGGDGSKEFWRDEYVLNAAIARYGKPYVAIMDGIVMGGGVGVSAHGNVRIVTERSMIGMPEVGIGFVPDVGGTHLLSRAPGELGTHIALTTARLSAGDAIHCGFADHFVPSDRLEEFELALASGPVDDAVARFAQPAPVSALASQQGWIDAAYAADTVEQIVSNLRSSGVPEAATAADQILAKSPTAAKVTLRALRQARELGSLEAVLDQEYRVSLACLGSHDLVEGIRAQVVEKDRNPAWSPSTLDAVTDEHVDRFFESLGEAELGLAEALVNGEEER; this is translated from the coding sequence CTGAATGCGAACCACGAGGCCGAGGTCATCGTCGACCGCGTGGGCGATCTGGGCCGCATCACGCTCAACCGTCCCAGGGCGATCAACGCGCTGAACCATGCGATGGTGCGGCAGATGGCCTCGGCGCTGCTGGAATGGTCGGACGACGACGCGGTTCGCGCGGTGCTGCTCAGAGGCGCCGGCGATCGTGGCCTGTGCGCCGGCGGCGACATCGTCTCGATCTATCACGACGCCCGCGAGGGCGGCGACGGGTCGAAGGAATTCTGGCGCGACGAGTACGTCCTCAATGCTGCGATTGCCCGCTACGGCAAGCCGTATGTCGCGATCATGGACGGCATCGTGATGGGCGGCGGCGTCGGTGTCTCGGCCCACGGCAACGTCCGGATCGTCACCGAGCGGTCGATGATCGGGATGCCGGAGGTCGGGATCGGCTTCGTTCCCGACGTCGGCGGCACACATCTGCTGTCCCGGGCGCCGGGTGAACTGGGTACGCACATCGCGTTGACCACCGCCCGGCTGTCGGCCGGTGACGCGATCCATTGCGGGTTCGCCGACCACTTCGTACCGTCGGACCGGCTCGAAGAGTTCGAGCTCGCGTTGGCCTCCGGGCCGGTCGACGATGCCGTTGCGCGCTTCGCTCAGCCCGCGCCGGTATCGGCGCTGGCCTCGCAGCAGGGGTGGATCGACGCCGCTTACGCGGCCGACACCGTCGAGCAGATCGTCTCGAATCTGCGATCGAGCGGTGTCCCTGAGGCTGCCACGGCGGCGGACCAGATCCTCGCGAAGTCGCCGACCGCGGCGAAGGTGACGTTGCGGGCGCTGCGGCAGGCGCGTGAGCTGGGCAGCCTCGAGGCAGTGCTCGATCAGGAGTATCGGGTGTCGTTGGCGTGCCTCGGATCCCACGATCTCGTCGAGGGAATCCGCGCGCAGGTGGTAGAGAAGGACCGTAATCCCGCATGGTCGCCGTCGACCCTCGATGCGGTCACCGACGAACACGTGGATCGATTCTTCGAGTCGCTCGGCGAGGCCGAACTAGGCCTGGCTGAGGCACTCGTGAATGGGGAGGAAGAACGATGA
- the mmsB gene encoding 3-hydroxyisobutyrate dehydrogenase, which translates to MSSTNVTVGFVGLGHMGGPMAANLAKAGYRVKGFDLASAALEQAVRDGITVVESAADAATDADVVITMLPSGKHVHGLYEGGLLAAARPGTLFVDCSTIDVADARTAHEMAEQAGHRGLDAPVSGGVMGAAAGTLAFMVGGAEEDFEAARPLLEVMGRKVVHCGGAGVGQAAKICNNMILGVSMIAISEAFVLGEKLGLSNQALFDVASNASGQCWALTTNCPVPGPVPTSPANNEYQPGFAAALMDKDLGLAANALRTNGVDAELGMRAAELYRRFHETGHGGEDFSAIIRDIRDRSNGGTR; encoded by the coding sequence ATGAGCAGCACGAACGTCACCGTCGGATTCGTCGGGCTCGGCCACATGGGTGGACCGATGGCCGCGAATCTCGCGAAGGCGGGCTATCGGGTCAAGGGCTTCGACCTGGCTTCCGCAGCACTCGAACAGGCCGTGCGGGACGGCATCACCGTCGTCGAGTCCGCAGCCGATGCGGCCACCGACGCAGATGTCGTGATCACGATGCTGCCCAGTGGCAAGCACGTGCACGGCCTCTACGAGGGCGGGCTGCTGGCCGCAGCGCGGCCGGGAACGCTGTTCGTCGACTGCTCCACCATCGACGTCGCCGACGCCCGCACCGCCCACGAGATGGCCGAGCAGGCCGGACATCGTGGCCTCGACGCCCCCGTCTCCGGTGGTGTCATGGGCGCCGCTGCAGGCACGCTCGCGTTCATGGTGGGCGGGGCCGAAGAGGATTTCGAGGCGGCGCGACCGTTACTCGAGGTGATGGGCCGCAAGGTCGTTCACTGCGGTGGTGCGGGTGTCGGGCAGGCCGCGAAGATTTGCAACAACATGATCCTGGGTGTCTCGATGATCGCCATCAGCGAGGCGTTCGTCCTCGGGGAGAAGCTGGGGCTGAGCAACCAGGCGTTGTTCGACGTCGCGTCGAACGCGTCGGGGCAGTGCTGGGCGCTCACCACCAACTGCCCCGTCCCGGGGCCGGTGCCGACCAGCCCCGCGAACAACGAGTACCAGCCGGGATTCGCGGCTGCGCTCATGGACAAGGATCTGGGCCTGGCCGCGAACGCGCTGCGCACCAACGGTGTCGACGCGGAACTCGGCATGCGGGCCGCCGAGCTGTACCGGCGGTTCCACGAGACCGGGCACGGCGGCGAGGACTTCTCGGCAATCATCAGGGACATCAGGGACAGGTCGAACGGAGGCACTCGATGA
- a CDS encoding enoyl-CoA hydratase: MTDYETILVSRTGRVGMITLNRPKALNALNAQLMSEVVAAVEDFERDRSIGSILITGSDRAFAAGADIKEMQSKSFMDMYLDDWFSAWDRLAAARKPIIAAVAGYALGGGCELAMMCDVLLAADNAKFGQPEIKLGVLPGIGGSQRLTRAVGKAKAMDLCLTGRTMDAAEAERAGLVARVVPAIDLMDEAIATAEKIADMSLPIAMMVKESVNRAFESTLSEGVRFERRVFHSAFATQDQKEGMAAFTEKRDPSFGHH; the protein is encoded by the coding sequence ATGACGGATTACGAGACCATTCTGGTCAGCCGGACGGGACGCGTGGGCATGATCACGCTCAACCGGCCGAAGGCGCTCAATGCGCTCAACGCACAGCTGATGTCCGAGGTGGTCGCTGCCGTCGAGGATTTCGAGCGCGACCGCAGCATCGGCTCGATCCTGATCACTGGTTCGGATCGCGCGTTCGCCGCCGGCGCCGACATCAAGGAGATGCAGAGCAAGTCGTTCATGGACATGTACCTCGACGACTGGTTCTCGGCCTGGGACCGCCTCGCCGCGGCCCGTAAGCCGATCATCGCCGCGGTCGCCGGCTACGCGCTCGGCGGCGGCTGTGAGCTCGCGATGATGTGTGACGTGCTGCTCGCCGCCGACAATGCGAAGTTCGGCCAGCCCGAGATCAAGCTGGGTGTACTTCCCGGAATCGGTGGCTCGCAGCGCCTCACGCGTGCGGTCGGCAAGGCGAAGGCGATGGATCTGTGTCTGACCGGACGGACGATGGACGCCGCGGAGGCTGAGCGAGCCGGGCTGGTCGCGCGGGTGGTCCCGGCGATCGACCTGATGGACGAGGCCATCGCGACCGCGGAGAAGATCGCGGACATGTCGCTGCCGATCGCGATGATGGTCAAGGAATCGGTCAACCGCGCGTTCGAGTCGACGTTGTCCGAGGGTGTGCGCTTCGAGCGGCGAGTGTTCCACTCCGCGTTCGCAACCCAGGATCAGAAGGAAGGCATGGCGGCCTTCACCGAGAAGCGTGACCCGAGTTTCGGGCACCACTAG
- a CDS encoding MarR family transcriptional regulator produces the protein MPSPSPLPLDPIEEAHRQWTQHGWGTVADGMAAVTSVVRAQQIMMARVEETLKPFGLTFSRYELLTLLTFTRTGALPMAKASARLQVHPTSVTNAVDRLENAALVRRVPHPTDRRATLIEITGEGRELALRATEALNAQVFAEPGLDPDKLDSLIRILTELRYRAGDFDTGDQPGKWH, from the coding sequence ATGCCGTCACCGTCACCACTGCCGCTGGATCCGATCGAGGAAGCGCACCGTCAGTGGACGCAGCACGGCTGGGGCACAGTGGCCGACGGAATGGCCGCGGTGACGTCGGTGGTGCGGGCGCAGCAGATCATGATGGCCCGGGTCGAGGAGACGCTGAAACCGTTCGGCCTCACGTTCTCCCGCTACGAGCTGCTCACCCTGCTGACCTTCACCCGAACCGGTGCCCTGCCGATGGCCAAGGCGAGCGCCCGGTTGCAGGTACATCCGACGAGCGTCACCAACGCCGTCGACCGACTCGAGAACGCGGCGCTGGTCCGGCGGGTACCGCATCCCACCGACCGTCGCGCGACCCTCATCGAGATCACCGGGGAGGGACGGGAACTCGCACTGCGGGCCACGGAGGCGCTCAATGCACAGGTGTTCGCCGAGCCCGGCCTGGACCCGGACAAGCTGGATTCGCTGATCCGAATTCTCACCGAACTGCGCTATCGGGCAGGCGATTTCGATACCGGCGACCAGCCTGGCAAGTGGCACTGA
- a CDS encoding TerB family tellurite resistance protein, translated as MGFWDQLKVKTQEMSGQLQTKTAQFKNKEFANGSMAMCALIAAADGSIDPAERQKTAALIMNNQALQVFEASELREKFDWFCDKLAGDFDFGKVEATATIGKLKSKPEQARAVIQIGIIIGGADGNFDQHEKAAVKEACFAVGIDPSEFDL; from the coding sequence ATGGGGTTTTGGGATCAGCTCAAGGTGAAGACCCAGGAGATGAGCGGGCAACTTCAGACGAAGACCGCGCAGTTCAAGAACAAGGAGTTCGCGAACGGCTCCATGGCAATGTGCGCGCTCATCGCCGCTGCTGATGGCAGCATCGATCCGGCGGAGCGTCAGAAGACGGCCGCGCTGATCATGAACAATCAAGCGCTCCAGGTATTCGAGGCTTCCGAACTACGTGAGAAGTTCGACTGGTTCTGCGACAAGCTGGCAGGGGACTTCGACTTCGGCAAGGTCGAGGCCACCGCAACGATCGGCAAGCTCAAGTCCAAGCCGGAACAGGCGCGCGCGGTCATCCAGATCGGCATCATCATCGGCGGCGCGGACGGCAACTTCGACCAGCACGAGAAGGCGGCCGTCAAGGAAGCCTGCTTCGCGGTCGGCATCGATCCGTCCGAGTTCGATCTCTGA